The genomic stretch TGCCGTTGCGGAAGAACAGGGGATAGCTCTTCTCCAGCAGCCCATGGCAGTAGCTTTCCAGGAGGTAGAGCTGTTTGGTATCGAAGTCCCTGTACACTTCCCTGGTCGGTCTCGGCTCAAGCACGATCAGGAGCAGGGGAAATACGCAGAAGACGACAAGGAACACTACTCTGAGCGGCCCGCGGAGAGGCGGCGGCTCGCTGTTGATGCCCATGAGAGCCTCCCATAGAGGAGAGGGCTTTCTTCGGAAGAACGGGTGTCGCGCCATAAGGGAAAGGAGAGCTGCGCCCTCGCGTTATAGTGCGATATGCTGCTCTTGAGACCCCGACTAACTCAATCTTTATCACAGCTTCCGGTGTTTGTCAACGGCGGGGAGGGATGTTATTTGAGGAGCTCCGGGATGCGGAGCACAACGGCGCAGGCGCCTTTCAGCGCTTCCTTATCCGTATCGTATTGGCGTGCGCTTCGAGCCCCTCTTTATCTGCAATCGATTCAACGGTGTCAGCCAACTGCATGAATCCCTTGCGGCTGAACTGCAGGAGGCTCGTTCTCTTGATGAAATCATAGGTCCCCAGGGGCGACGAAAACCGTGAGGTGCCGCCGGTGGGGAGGGTGTGATTGGGGCCTGCGGAATAATCGCCGAGCGGTTCGGGAGTCCAGGGGCCGAGGAAGGCGGCGCCGGCATTCGTGATCCCTTCGACATCACGCCCCGCGTTGCGCGTCATGATTTCGAGGTGTTCGGGGGCGATCTCGTTGGCGAGGGCGATCGCCTCTCTGATCGTCCGGGTGAGGATAACGGCGCCGAATCTCCTCATCGACTTCCGGGCGATCTCTTTCCGCGCGAGCGCCTTCAGCTGCCGTTCGAGCTCGGGCACGACTTTATCGACAAGTGCCTTCGAATCGGTGACGAGAATACTCGATGCGAGCTCATCATGCTCCGCCTGGCTCAGCATGTCGGCGGCGATGAATGCAGGGGGCGCGCTCTCGTCGGCGATGATCAGGATCTCGCTCGGCCCGGCGATCATGTCGATGTCCACTTCGCCGAAGACCCTCTTCTTCGCCATCGCCACGTAGATATTGCCCGGACCGACGATTTTATCGACCTTTTTTATGGTCGGGGTGCCGTACGCCATGGCGCCGACGGCCTGGGCGCCTCCGACCCGGTATACCTCGCGCACCCCCAGGAGCTCGATCGCAGCCATGACATAGGGGTTCGCCTCGCCACCCGGCGTAGGGACGCAGAGCGCGATCTCCTCCACTCCCGCGACCTGGGCGGGGATGACATTCATGAGCACCGTCGACGGATAGGAGGCCTTGCCGCCCGGCACGTACACGCCGGCTCGCGCTATCGGCCTGATGAGCTGCCCCAAAAGAGCTCCTTCTTTCCTGAAGGACCACGACCGCTCCCGCTGCTTCTCGTGGAAATCCCTGATCCGTTCCGCCGAGCGCTCGAGCGCCTGCACCACCCTTCGCTCCGCCTGCTTCGAGAGCTTCCTGATCTCGGCAGGAGTTACTCTCATCGGGAGGGAATGCCTGTCGAACATCCTGGTATAGCGCCCAACCGCCCGGTCGCCGTTCCTTTTTACATCGGTGAGCACCCGCTTTACGGTCTCCTCTACTTCCGGGCTGGCCCCTGTCGCCCTCTTTCCGAGCACCGCGAGAAAGGCGTCGATCTCTTTTCTGTTTTTCAGAATTCTCATAGGAATATGGTATAGAAGCATTCAGCCGGCGGCGCTCAGCAGTCAGCACTGCGAAAAGAACTGCCCCCCTATACTGCACGATGAGAGCCGGGCACTTACGGTATTATAGCACCACGATCCTGTTTTTACCCCTGGCTTTTGCGGTATAGAGCGCTTTGTCCGCTGCCTTCAGGAGGTCGTCGATATCTTCCATCGTTTCCGAGAGAGCGGATACGCCGATGCTTATCGTGAAAGAGATCCGCTCGGTATTCACGATGAAGAAGTGGTCCTCGATCTTCTTCCTCAGCCGTTCAGCCATGACCGCGGCCTCCTGCTCGTTCGTCTGGGGCATGATAATGACGAACTCCTCTCCTCCGTACCTGCCGACCACGTCCGATTTCCGCCTCTCCCGTTCAAGGACAGCGGCCACCTGCCTGAGCACCTCGTCGCCGACGGGATGGCCGTAGGTGTCGTTGATGTGTTTGAAGTCGTCGATATCGACGATCATGAGCGACATATCATGCAGGTACCGCCTGCTCTCGTGGAACTCCTCGACCACCCTTTGCGTTATGTACCGCCGGTTGTGCAGCCCGGTCAGAGCATCCGTTATCGAGAGGACCCTGAGCTGCTCCCGGAAGTCCTTTTCAGAGGTCATATCGACAAAGTCGAAGATCTCGCCGATAAGCGCCCCCTGCTCATCGAGGACGTTCCTTCGGTAGACATTGAGGAATCTTCCCCCGTAATCGAGCTCAACCGGCGCCGTGTAATACCGCTCCTGGGCTTTCTTATAAAAGGCGCACTGGAGCAGGAGACGGTAGCGGTCCGCGGTGGCGACAGGGCCGCTGCAGATAGAGCATGCCTCCTTGATAAACCAGCAGAGGCAGTCCTTCCTGCCGAAGGCGGGGCATTCCCGCCTGGCGCACTCCTTGACCTCCCAGCAGGCGCCCGACTCGAGGGGCTTCATGAAAAGCCGCCGGATCAGGTGGTCTTCAGGGAGCTCGCACACATTCGCTCCCAGCTTCACGAGCTCCTTTCCCAGCAGCGCCTCGAGCGTCCTGTTTATCTTTTCGATGGTCCCCTGGCTGTTGATGAATACTACGCCGTTGATGACGCTCTGGAGTGTCGCCTCCGAGATGAGCCGCTCACGGGTGAGCCGCGCTTCGGCAGTCCGCGTCTGCTCCTTAAGCTGCTCTTCCTCGATCGCCTTCCTTATGCTGAAGGGCAGCTTGTCCAGGAACGACATCGCGCTGTCTTTCCTGACCACGTCGAAAGCGCCCTTTTTGAAGAAGGAGGCGATCTCCTCGACATCCATGGGGACGACAACGATAAGGGGGATATCCCGTCCGGAGTTCCTGCCGTAACCGAGGAGCTTTGCACTGTCGATGCGGGGAGGATAATGCTCGGTGAGCACCGCATCGTACTCCTTGGCGGAGAGGAGCATGAGGGCTTCCGCGTACGACCCGGCCAGCTCGGGCTCGAGCCCCTCTCGCATGAGACGATCGCCTATGCTGATCGCCTGCCCCTCGTCATGCCAGACAATGAGAATTCTCTTCGTTC from Nitrospirota bacterium encodes the following:
- the hisD gene encoding histidinol dehydrogenase, which codes for MRILKNRKEIDAFLAVLGKRATGASPEVEETVKRVLTDVKRNGDRAVGRYTRMFDRHSLPMRVTPAEIRKLSKQAERRVVQALERSAERIRDFHEKQRERSWSFRKEGALLGQLIRPIARAGVYVPGGKASYPSTVLMNVIPAQVAGVEEIALCVPTPGGEANPYVMAAIELLGVREVYRVGGAQAVGAMAYGTPTIKKVDKIVGPGNIYVAMAKKRVFGEVDIDMIAGPSEILIIADESAPPAFIAADMLSQAEHDELASSILVTDSKALVDKVVPELERQLKALARKEIARKSMRRFGAVILTRTIREAIALANEIAPEHLEIMTRNAGRDVEGITNAGAAFLGPWTPEPLGDYSAGPNHTLPTGGTSRFSSPLGTYDFIKRTSLLQFSRKGFMQLADTVESIADKEGLEAHANTIRIRKR
- a CDS encoding diguanylate cyclase, with translation MAGTKRILIVWHDEGQAISIGDRLMREGLEPELAGSYAEALMLLSAKEYDAVLTEHYPPRIDSAKLLGYGRNSGRDIPLIVVVPMDVEEIASFFKKGAFDVVRKDSAMSFLDKLPFSIRKAIEEEQLKEQTRTAEARLTRERLISEATLQSVINGVVFINSQGTIEKINRTLEALLGKELVKLGANVCELPEDHLIRRLFMKPLESGACWEVKECARRECPAFGRKDCLCWFIKEACSICSGPVATADRYRLLLQCAFYKKAQERYYTAPVELDYGGRFLNVYRRNVLDEQGALIGEIFDFVDMTSEKDFREQLRVLSITDALTGLHNRRYITQRVVEEFHESRRYLHDMSLMIVDIDDFKHINDTYGHPVGDEVLRQVAAVLERERRKSDVVGRYGGEEFVIIMPQTNEQEAAVMAERLRKKIEDHFFIVNTERISFTISIGVSALSETMEDIDDLLKAADKALYTAKARGKNRIVVL